The Streptomyces sp. NBC_00569 genomic sequence GGCTACTCGCCCGACCGCCCCGCCTCCGCACGCAGTTTCGCGGCCCGCTCGGTCGGGTCGTAGTCCGGTCCGACGCCCTCGATCAGCAGCAGATCCCCCTCGATGTGGTCGGTCCGCAGCCGCAGAATGTCCTGGTACGCGGGCGAGTTGTACCAGGCACGCGCCTCGGCGAGGCCGGGAAACTCGATCAGCACCATGCTGCCGGGCCAGCTCCCCTCGACCACTTCGGCGGGCGGGCCGTGGATGACAAAGCGGCCCTCGAAGGGGTCGAGCGTGGCCTGGATGCGCTCCAGGTACTCGATGATGTCGGCGTGATGCCGGCGGCTGCGAAGATGCGCGAAACCATAGGCGGGCACGATCGGGCTCCCTCGTTCAGGTCCTCGCGGCGCGGAGACGAGGACCTGAACGTAGCCCGCGGGCGTTCGAGGGGTCGATTACCTCTGAGGTAGTTGCCGGCGGGGCGTCACAGCGTTCGCCGGCCTCCCACCCGTTCCACCCTCAGGAAAGGGCCCCCACGTACGCGAGGGCCTGCTTCAGCAGGACACCGTGCCCGCCCGGCATCTCGTTCTGGACCACCTGTGACGAGGCCTCCTCCGGGGTGAACCAGACCAGGTCGAGCGCGTCCTGCCGGGGCCGGCAGTCTCCCGTCACGGGGACGATGTACGCGAGGGACACGGCGTGCTGGCGCGGGTCGTGGAACGGCGTGACGCCGAGCGTCGGGAAGTACTCGGCGACGGTGAAAGGCTGCAGGGACGCCGGTACGCGGGGCAGGGCGACCGGGCCGAGGTCCTTCTCCAGATGACGCAGCAGCGCGTCGCGGACGCGCTCGTGGTGCAGCACCCGGCCGGAGACGAAGGAGCGGCTGACCGTCCCGTCCCGCCCGATGCGCAACAGCAGTCCGATGTGGGTGACTTCACCATTGTTGTCGACTCGCACCGGTACGGCTTCGACGTACAGGATCGGCATGCGGGCGCGCGCCTGCTCAAGATCGTCGGAGGTGAGCCAGCCGGGCGTGGTTTCGGTCGTATCAGACATTGGGCGATCGTACTTTCACCGTCTGCCGCGTCACGCACGCCGCTCCAGGCAACACCCCGATCGGGCATGGACGGTCCTACGCGAATTCAGGCAAACGGCACCAGACGGAACACCGGGTGCCCTGCCGCCTCTGCGGCGAACTCCTCGTCGGCCGAATCGAGCGTCACATCGAAGTAGGCCCGGGTGACCGGCACTTCCCGCAGGTACTGCCGCAGCACGGCGACACTCTCCTCGGGGTCGAGTTCGACCACGCGCAGGTTCTCGGAGCGGCCGCCGCGGCTCAGGCCGACCTCGCCGGCGACGCGCGCGTTGCGCACCCAGTTGCTCACCCCGTAAGCGGCGACGAGCCAGCGCTCGCCGCCCGCCGACATCACGTCGACCGGGATGGAGTAAGGGCGGCCCGACTTCCTTCCGTTCACGGTCAGGACGAAGCGGTAGCCCTTGCCCATCCCCAGCCGGGTCATGGTCAGGAACACCCGGTTGACCGCGCGCGTCACGGGTCCGACACGGTACGACTTCGCCATGCGCCCCTCCCCTCTTCCGACGTGCCTTGCTCGATCTTGTCCTGCTCGAACGAGTCCTACGCGTGCCTGTCCTGGTGGCCCGCGCACCGGAAGCCTACGTTCTCCTGTAGAACGGCCCCAGTTGACCATTCGAAGGCAGGCAGCCATGTCCACACGTCCACCCCTCCCGCCCTTCACCCGCGAGACCGCGATCGAGAAGGTGCGCCTCGCCGAGGACGGCTGGAACAGCCGCTCCCCGCAGAAGGTCGCCCTGGCCTACAGCGAGGACTCACGCTGGCGCAATCGCGCCGAGTTCATCACCGGCCGGGAAGCGATCGTCGCGTTCCTGTCGCGCAAGTGGAACCGGGAGCTGGACTACCGTCTCGTCAAGGAACTGTGGGCCTTCGAGGGTCATCGCATCGCGGTCCGCTTCGCCTACGAATGGCATGACGACTCCGGCCACTGGTTCCGTTCGTACGGCAACGAGAACTGGGAGTTCGACGACGACGGCCTGATGCGCACGCGCCACGCGAGCATCAACGACCTGCCGATCGAGGAGTCCGAGCGCAAGTACCGCTGGCCGCTCGGCCGCCGCCCCGACGACCACCCTGGCCTCACCGATCTCGGTCTTTGAACCCGCTCCCCGCGACGTGACGGCGTAGCGCCCCGCCGTCACGGGGATGGGACGGCGGGGGCTGCCACGACGAGCGTGACTGTTCAAGTTTCACAGACTCCGGACGTGATCGGAAGCACGCCTCACGAACGGACGGACACGTGCGAGTACGGGGAGATGGTGCTCAACTCCCCATCTCTGTCTCGCTGTTCACGGCGTTCGGCTTATGGCGCCGGTAGTAGCGGGCCACGCGGGCGCGGTTGCCGCAGCGGGCGGCCGAGCACCAGCGGCGGCGGGGGTGGGCCGGCAGGAACAGCAGCACGCAGTCCTCGGCCTCGCACTGCCTGACCTTGCCGATCCCGGGGTCGGTGAGGAGGTCGGCGGCGGATTCCGCCAGAAGGGCGGCGAGGCGAACACCCAGCGGTCCGGTCCGGCGGGGGGCCGCCGTCACGGCGGCGCCGTCCCAGGCCAGTTCACGGAAGGCCGGCGCGAGGCGCTGCGCCTCGGTCAGCGCACGCAAGGCCGAC encodes the following:
- a CDS encoding DUF1330 domain-containing protein: MPAYGFAHLRSRRHHADIIEYLERIQATLDPFEGRFVIHGPPAEVVEGSWPGSMVLIEFPGLAEARAWYNSPAYQDILRLRTDHIEGDLLLIEGVGPDYDPTERAAKLRAEAGRSGE
- a CDS encoding CGNR zinc finger domain-containing protein, with amino-acid sequence MSDGEPLTGEPLALDLVNTRPTGLDGHPADLIDTPRRLAAWLDLEADRLPADLTRTAPSADDLAAVRAVRGHIEAILRAVTEGNAPPPSALRALTEAQRLAPAFRELAWDGAAVTAAPRRTGPLGVRLAALLAESAADLLTDPGIGKVRQCEAEDCVLLFLPAHPRRRWCSAARCGNRARVARYYRRHKPNAVNSETEMGS
- a CDS encoding NUDIX hydrolase family protein → MSDTTETTPGWLTSDDLEQARARMPILYVEAVPVRVDNNGEVTHIGLLLRIGRDGTVSRSFVSGRVLHHERVRDALLRHLEKDLGPVALPRVPASLQPFTVAEYFPTLGVTPFHDPRQHAVSLAYIVPVTGDCRPRQDALDLVWFTPEEASSQVVQNEMPGGHGVLLKQALAYVGALS
- a CDS encoding nitroreductase/quinone reductase family protein, producing MTRAVNRVFLTMTRLGMGKGYRFVLTVNGRKSGRPYSIPVDVMSAGGERWLVAAYGVSNWVRNARVAGEVGLSRGGRSENLRVVELDPEESVAVLRQYLREVPVTRAYFDVTLDSADEEFAAEAAGHPVFRLVPFA
- a CDS encoding nuclear transport factor 2 family protein translates to MSTRPPLPPFTRETAIEKVRLAEDGWNSRSPQKVALAYSEDSRWRNRAEFITGREAIVAFLSRKWNRELDYRLVKELWAFEGHRIAVRFAYEWHDDSGHWFRSYGNENWEFDDDGLMRTRHASINDLPIEESERKYRWPLGRRPDDHPGLTDLGL